A DNA window from Burkholderia sp. HI2500 contains the following coding sequences:
- a CDS encoding glutathione peroxidase: MSTLYSFSAETLAGAPASLDAYRGKVLLIVNTASECGFTPQYAGLQKLYDQYAARGFYVLGFPCNQFGKQEPGDATQIGAFCERNYGVTFPMFAKIDVKGDHAHPLYRYLTDEAPGILGLKAIKWNFTKFLVDREGRIVKRYAPSTKPDEIAADIDKLL, from the coding sequence ATGTCCACCCTGTATTCGTTCAGCGCAGAGACGCTTGCCGGCGCGCCGGCCTCGCTCGACGCATATCGCGGCAAGGTGCTGCTGATCGTCAACACCGCGAGCGAGTGCGGTTTCACGCCGCAGTACGCGGGCCTGCAGAAGCTGTACGACCAGTACGCGGCGCGCGGCTTCTATGTGCTCGGCTTCCCGTGCAACCAGTTCGGCAAGCAGGAGCCCGGCGACGCCACGCAGATCGGTGCGTTCTGCGAGCGCAATTACGGCGTCACGTTCCCGATGTTCGCGAAGATCGACGTGAAGGGCGACCATGCGCATCCGCTGTACCGCTACCTGACCGACGAGGCGCCCGGCATTCTCGGCCTCAAGGCGATCAAGTGGAATTTCACGAAGTTCCTGGTCGATCGTGAAGGGCGCATCGTCAAGCGCTACGCGCCGTCGACCAAGCCGGACGAAATCGCCGCGGATATCGACAAGCTGCTGTGA
- a CDS encoding DUF2866 domain-containing protein, whose translation MLKSYGEAPSGRLYNLRGCRVSEPIRQPWGGGCRIVEWIDDEGRLARKVVSEDVTEAEVAAAIRRPTEGRRHLMGDDEQMPRDTLPRR comes from the coding sequence ATGTTGAAATCGTATGGGGAAGCGCCGAGCGGACGCCTTTACAACCTGCGTGGCTGCCGCGTGTCGGAGCCGATTCGCCAGCCCTGGGGCGGCGGATGCCGGATCGTCGAATGGATCGACGACGAGGGGCGCCTGGCGCGCAAGGTCGTGTCCGAGGACGTGACGGAAGCGGAAGTCGCCGCGGCGATCCGGCGGCCGACCGAAGGGCGGCGGCACCTGATGGGCGACGACGAGCAGATGCCGCGCGACACGTTGCCGCGGCGTTGA
- a CDS encoding ATP-binding cassette domain-containing protein, protein MIRFNQFSLARGTKPLFESTSFVLNPGEKAGLIGANGAGKSTLFSVLRGELHSDGGDFSMPPSWRIAHVSQETPAVDRSALDYTLDGDAALREIEARIAAASAAHDGAAEADAHAAFADADGYTAPARAEALLLGLGFTLAQTRESVASFSGGWRMRLNLAQALMCRSDLLLLDEPTNHLDLDAIVWLEDWLHRYPGTLVVISHDREFLDSICNVTLHLENRQVKRYGGNYSQFEVLRAQQLALQQSAYEKQQKTIEHLQSFVDRFKAKATKAKQAQSRMKALEKMELIAPAHIASPFTFEFRTPDAAPNPMMVMEDVRCGYHADGGAEIPIVERVALSIQNGQRIGLLGANGQGKSTLIKTLAGTLAPLSGHVRDGKGLTIGYFAQHQLETLREDDSPLAHLARLAPDTREQELRDFLGGFNFSGDMATTPVGPFSGGEKARLALALIIWQKPNLLLLDEPTNHLDLETRHALTMALAQFEGTLILVSHDRHLLRATTDQFMLVAKHRLQPFDGDLDDYRDWLLQHAAEQRAAAKADSAASSGAGTGAAANRKDQKRQAAEERQRLSVLKKPLQTRITKLEKEMETLHAEKARLDAFVADPASYEAERKTELTEAIRKLGDVNTRLETVEADWLAAQEELEQIG, encoded by the coding sequence GTGATCCGTTTCAATCAGTTCAGCCTTGCGCGCGGCACCAAGCCGCTGTTCGAGTCGACCTCCTTCGTGCTCAATCCCGGCGAGAAAGCCGGCCTGATCGGCGCGAACGGCGCCGGCAAGTCGACCCTGTTCTCGGTCCTGCGCGGCGAGCTGCACTCGGACGGCGGCGATTTCTCGATGCCGCCGTCGTGGCGGATCGCCCATGTGTCGCAGGAAACGCCCGCGGTCGACCGCTCGGCGCTCGACTACACGCTCGACGGCGACGCCGCGCTGCGCGAGATCGAGGCCCGTATCGCCGCCGCCTCCGCCGCGCATGACGGCGCCGCCGAAGCCGACGCGCACGCGGCGTTCGCCGACGCCGACGGCTACACCGCGCCTGCCCGCGCCGAGGCGCTGCTGCTCGGCCTCGGCTTCACGCTCGCGCAGACGCGCGAATCCGTCGCCAGCTTCTCCGGCGGCTGGCGCATGCGCCTGAACCTCGCGCAGGCGCTGATGTGCCGTTCCGACCTGCTGCTGCTCGACGAACCGACGAACCACCTCGACCTCGACGCGATCGTCTGGCTCGAAGACTGGCTGCACCGCTACCCCGGCACGCTCGTCGTGATCTCGCACGACCGCGAATTCCTCGATTCGATCTGCAACGTTACGCTGCATCTGGAAAACCGCCAGGTGAAGCGCTACGGCGGCAACTACTCGCAGTTCGAAGTGCTGCGCGCGCAGCAACTGGCGCTGCAGCAAAGCGCCTACGAAAAGCAGCAGAAGACGATCGAGCACCTGCAGAGCTTCGTCGACCGCTTCAAGGCCAAGGCGACCAAGGCCAAGCAGGCGCAGAGCCGGATGAAGGCGCTCGAGAAGATGGAGCTGATCGCGCCCGCGCACATCGCGTCGCCGTTCACGTTCGAATTCCGCACGCCCGATGCCGCGCCGAACCCGATGATGGTGATGGAAGACGTCCGCTGCGGCTACCACGCCGACGGCGGAGCGGAAATCCCGATCGTCGAGCGTGTCGCGCTGTCGATCCAGAACGGCCAGCGCATCGGCCTGCTCGGCGCGAACGGCCAGGGCAAGTCGACGCTGATCAAGACGCTGGCCGGCACGCTCGCGCCGCTGTCGGGGCACGTCCGCGACGGCAAGGGGCTGACGATCGGCTATTTCGCGCAGCACCAGCTCGAAACGCTGCGCGAAGATGATTCCCCGCTCGCGCATCTGGCGCGGCTCGCGCCCGACACGCGCGAGCAGGAACTGCGCGACTTCCTCGGCGGCTTCAACTTCTCGGGCGACATGGCGACCACCCCGGTCGGGCCGTTTTCGGGCGGCGAAAAGGCACGCCTCGCGCTCGCGCTGATCATCTGGCAGAAGCCGAACCTGCTGCTGCTCGACGAACCGACCAACCACCTCGACCTCGAAACGCGCCATGCGCTGACGATGGCGCTCGCGCAGTTCGAAGGCACGCTGATCCTCGTCTCGCACGACCGTCACCTGCTGCGCGCGACGACCGACCAGTTCATGCTGGTCGCGAAGCACCGGCTGCAGCCGTTCGACGGCGACCTCGACGACTACCGCGACTGGCTGCTGCAGCACGCGGCCGAGCAGCGCGCGGCCGCGAAGGCCGATAGCGCGGCGTCTTCGGGCGCGGGTACGGGTGCCGCAGCCAACCGCAAGGACCAGAAGCGTCAAGCAGCCGAGGAGCGGCAGCGCCTGTCGGTGCTGAAGAAGCCGCTGCAGACGCGCATCACGAAGCTCGAAAAGGAAATGGAGACGCTGCACGCGGAGAAGGCCCGCCTCGACGCATTCGTCGCCGATCCGGCGAGCTACGAGGCTGAGCGCAAGACGGAACTGACCGAGGCGATCCGCAAGCTCGGGGACGTCAACACGCGTCTCGAAACGGTCGAGGCCGACTGGCTCGCCGCGCAGGAAGAGCTCGAGCAGATCGGCTGA
- the cls gene encoding cardiolipin synthase has product MTLDWLHLGTLILTIHVLGIVAAFHAIMNTRTSQGAIAWAVSLAAMPYLTLIPYLFLGRSKFSGYVDARRHELEMLRMHTPRSPWLTTDATDGPAADAIGQAAVLALTRLGGMPFLGGNSVRTLVNGDATFSAILAAIDAARDYVVVQFFIVRDDALGRMLRDSLLARAAAGVRCCLLYDSIGSFDLPHSYVDTLRRGGVEVHPFATNRKFVNRFQLNFRNHRKIVVVDGNRAFVGGHNVGVEYLGAKPRLSPWRDTHIEIRGPVVASIQYVFAEDWHWATQKLPPLALPPPAQPGDNMHCLAVPMGPADKQETGSLFFVEAINAARERVWITTPYLVPDEAVISALKLAVMRGVDVRILIPSRRDHYVVFEASKLYARDLVDAGVKVFRYRPGFLHQKVVLIDRIAAAIGSANLDNRSFRLNFEIMVLTVDRTFADEVETMLDADFAQAYEVDASEYRQSPAWRRIAMHVARLFAPIL; this is encoded by the coding sequence ATGACCCTCGACTGGCTACATCTCGGCACCCTGATCCTGACCATCCACGTGCTCGGGATCGTCGCGGCGTTCCACGCGATCATGAATACACGCACGTCGCAAGGCGCGATCGCGTGGGCCGTCTCGCTCGCGGCCATGCCGTACCTGACGCTCATTCCGTACCTGTTCCTCGGCCGCAGCAAGTTTTCCGGCTACGTCGACGCCCGGCGCCACGAGCTGGAAATGTTGCGCATGCACACACCGCGCTCGCCCTGGCTCACCACCGACGCGACCGACGGGCCGGCCGCCGACGCAATCGGCCAGGCCGCGGTGCTCGCGCTCACGCGGCTCGGCGGCATGCCGTTCCTCGGCGGCAATTCGGTGCGCACGCTCGTGAACGGCGACGCGACGTTCTCGGCGATCCTGGCGGCCATCGACGCCGCGCGCGACTACGTGGTGGTCCAGTTCTTCATCGTGCGCGACGATGCGCTCGGCCGGATGCTGCGCGACTCGCTGCTCGCGCGCGCGGCGGCCGGCGTGCGCTGCTGCCTGCTGTACGACAGCATCGGCAGCTTCGACCTGCCGCACAGCTACGTCGACACGCTGCGCCGGGGCGGCGTCGAGGTTCATCCGTTCGCGACCAACCGGAAGTTCGTCAACCGTTTCCAGCTCAACTTCCGCAACCACCGCAAGATCGTCGTCGTCGACGGCAATCGGGCGTTCGTCGGCGGCCACAACGTCGGCGTCGAGTATCTCGGCGCGAAGCCGCGCCTGTCGCCGTGGCGCGACACGCACATCGAGATTCGCGGCCCGGTGGTCGCGAGCATCCAGTACGTGTTCGCCGAAGACTGGCACTGGGCAACGCAGAAGCTGCCGCCGCTCGCGTTGCCGCCGCCCGCGCAGCCCGGCGACAACATGCATTGCCTCGCGGTGCCGATGGGGCCGGCCGACAAGCAGGAGACGGGCTCGCTGTTCTTCGTCGAGGCGATCAACGCCGCGCGCGAACGGGTCTGGATCACCACGCCGTACCTCGTCCCCGACGAAGCCGTGATTTCCGCACTGAAGCTCGCCGTGATGCGCGGCGTCGACGTGCGCATCCTGATCCCGAGCCGGCGCGACCACTATGTGGTATTCGAAGCGTCAAAGCTGTACGCGCGCGACCTGGTCGATGCGGGCGTCAAGGTGTTCCGCTACCGGCCCGGCTTCCTGCACCAGAAGGTCGTGCTGATCGACCGCATCGCGGCGGCGATCGGCAGCGCGAATCTCGACAACCGCTCGTTCCGCCTCAATTTCGAGATCATGGTGCTGACCGTCGACCGCACATTCGCCGACGAAGTCGAGACGATGCTCGATGCCGATTTCGCGCAGGCGTACGAGGTCGATGCGAGCGAATACCGCCAATCGCCCGCCTGGCGACGCATCGCGATGCACGTCGCGCGGCTGTTCGCACCGATCCTCTAA